A single window of Malus sylvestris chromosome 5, drMalSylv7.2, whole genome shotgun sequence DNA harbors:
- the LOC126620620 gene encoding G-type lectin S-receptor-like serine/threonine-protein kinase At4g27290 isoform X1, whose amino-acid sequence MYSFRNMTMQSLRSIFVCLFLLSFLRISSAATLGTITRSQYIRDGETLVSAGGGFELGFFSPGNSKGRYLGIWYTVSADTVVWVANRETPLGDSSGFLKLSEQGVLVLLNSSDNIVWSSNSSRTVGNPVSQLLDTGNLIVKDGNETNSDNFSWQSFDYPCDTFLPEMKLGWDLASGLERYVSSWKSTENPAPGDFSLRISRWGLPQLVTMKGAKIQARGGSWNGVHFTGYGSSGIRNSNPLPGVEFRLNKNEVYYEYRLLNRSEFSRYVLNPLGITQRFTWVYQTQSWELSFTFQADQCENYALCGAYATCNINNAPICACLKGFAPKSPKDWNSGYWSGGCVRKTPLACSHGDGFLKYNGIKLPDTSTSWFNKSMSLKECKWLCLENCSCTAYANLDIRVGGSGCLLWFGNLIDIREFAISDVQDLYIRMAASELDHFVKESKFNKKKLPILISFAVLLLGTIIVGLILYIRKKKLRNEGVRRNDFRKEYLGEDRELPLFDLTTIAKATDNFSSSNKLGEGGFGPVYKGTLMGGKEVAVKRLSKDSGQGMREFKNEVKMIARLQHRNLVKLLGCCTQEDEKILIYEFMPNRSLDFFVFVSSDEEGRKLLNWPKCFHIIGGIARGLVYLHHDSRLRVIHRDLKASNILLDNNLNPKIADFGLAKIFDSDQSQASTNRVVGTYGYMSPEYAVDGIFSMKSDVFSFGVIVLEMLCRKKNRGFCHPDHHLNLLGHAWMLWMQDKQLELIDKTLSDSCNIYEVVRCLHVGLLCVQRVPEDRPSMSSVVLMLSSDVALPSPKQPGFYTERSVSESPSSKRPCSENDVSITLIEPR is encoded by the exons ATGTACAGTTTCAGAAATATGACAATGCAGTCCTTGAGAagcatttttgtgtgtttgttctTATTATCCTTCCTAAGGATCTCATCTGCAGCTACACTAGGCACTATCACTCGTAGTCAATATATTAGAGATGGCGAAACTCTGGTTTCAGCAGGTGGAGGCTTTGAACTGGGATTTTTCAGCCCTGGTAACTCGAAGGGCCGGTACTTGGGGATATGGTACACAGTTTCTGCTGATACAGTTGTTTGGGTAGCCAACAGAGAAACACCACTCGGTGATTCGTCCGGGTTTTTGAAGCTCAGCGAGCAAGGAGTACTAGTCCTCCTTAATAGCTCAGACAACATTGTATGGTCATCGAATTCATCAAGAACCGTGGGGAATCCAGTATCACAACTCTTGGATACTGGAAATCTTATTGTGAAAGACGGAAATGAAACGAACTCGGATAACTTCTCGTGGCAGAGTTTTGATTACCCTTGTGACACATTCCTACCGGAAATGAAGCTTGGTTGGGACTTAGCTAGCGGTTTAGAGAGGTATGTCTCGTCTTGGAAGAGCACAGAAAATCCTGCTCCAGGAGATTTTTCACTACGGATAAGTCGTTGGGGCTTACCAcaacttgttactatgaaaggAGCTAAGATACAGGCTAGAGGAGGGTCATGGAATGGTGTTCATTTTACAGGATATGGATCTAGTGGAATAAGAAACTCCAATCCATTACCTGGGGTTGAATTTCGGTTGAACAAGAATGAGGTCTACTATGAGTACAGGCTCCTAAACAGGTCGGAGTTCTCGAGATACGTATTGAACCCGTTAGGCATCACACAACGGTTCACATGGGTGTATCAAACACAGAGTTGGGAACTTTCCTTTACATTCCAAGCAGATCAGTGTGAAAATTATGCCTTGTGTGGTGCATATGCTACTTGCAATATCAACAACGCTCCAATATGTGCATGCTTGAAGGGATTTGCACCAAAATCTCCAAAAGATTGGAACTCGGGATACTGGTCTGGTGGGTGCGTTCGAAAGACTCCGTTGGCCTGCAGCCATGGAGACGGCTTCCTAAAGTATAATGGGATTAAATTGCCAGACACATCTACCTCATGGTTTAATAAAAGCATGAGCCTCAAGGAATGCAAGTGGTTATGTTTGGAAAACTGCTCATGTACGGCGTATGCAAATCTTGATATCAGGGTGGGAGGAAGTGGCTGCTTGCTTTGGTTTGGCAACCTCATTGACATAAGAGAATTCGCTATAAGTGACGTTCAGGACCTCTATATACGGATGGCAGCTTCAGAACTAG ATCACTTTGTGAAAGAGAGCAAGTTCAACAAGAAAAAACTACCAATTCTCATCAGCTTCGCAGTTTTACTCCTGGGAACGATTATAGTTGGATTGATATTGTACATACGGAAGAAGAAACTCAGAAATGAAG GAGTCAGAAGAAATGATTTCAGAAAAGAGTATCTTGGAGAAGACAGGGAGTTACCACTATTTGACTTGACCACCATAGCCAAAGCAACTGATAACTTTTCAAGCAGCAACAAGTTGGGAGAAGGTGGTTTTGGACCTGTGTACAAG GGCACATTGATGGGAGGGAAAGAAGTTGCAGTTAAGAGACTATCGAAGGATTCTGGACAAGGAATGAGGGAGTTCAAAAATGAAGTAAAAATGATAGCCAGACTTCAGCATCGGAATCTAGTAAAACTTCTGGGCTGTTGCACTCAAGAAGATGAAAAGATTCTAATATATGAATTCATGCCTAATAGAAGCTTAGACTTCTTTGTTTTTG TTTCTTCAGATGAAGAGGGACGAAAATTGCTCAACTGGCCTAAGTGCTTCCACATTATTGGTGGAATTGCTCGGGGACTTGTTTATCTTCACCATGACTCTAGATTAAGGGTTATCCATCGAGATCTGAAAGCTAGCAATATTCTGCTTGATAATAATTTGAACCCAAAGATTGCAGACTTTGGCTTGGCTAAAATATTCGACAGTGATCAAAGTCAAGCCAGTACAAATAGAGTGGTGGGAACCTA TGGTTATATGTCTCCCGAATATGCTGTAGATGGAATTTTCTCAATGAAATCGGATGTCTTCAGCTTTGGAGTTATAGTGCTAGAGATGTTGTGTAGGAAGAAGAACAGGGGTTTTTGTCATCCGGATCACCACCTTAACCTTCTTGGACAT GCATGGATGCTATGGATGCAAGATAAACAACTGGAATTGATCGATAAGACTCTTTCTGATTCGTGCAATATATATGAAGTGGTAAGGTGTCTTCATGTGGGGCTGTTATGTGTGCAAAGAGTACCTGAGGATAGACCAAGCATGTCATCTGTGGTTCTGATGTTGAGCAGTGATGTTGCCTTGCCTTCTCCAAAGCAGCCTGGTTTTTACACTGAACGAAGTGTCTCTGAATCACCATCAAGCAAGCGTCCATGTTCAGAGAATGATGTCAGCATTACCTTGATAGAACCTCGGTAG
- the LOC126620620 gene encoding G-type lectin S-receptor-like serine/threonine-protein kinase At4g27290 isoform X2, whose protein sequence is MYSFRNMTMQSLRSIFVCLFLLSFLRISSAATLGTITRSQYIRDGETLVSAGGGFELGFFSPGNSKGRYLGIWYTVSADTVVWVANRETPLGDSSGFLKLSEQGVLVLLNSSDNIVWSSNSSRTVGNPVSQLLDTGNLIVKDGNETNSDNFSWQSFDYPCDTFLPEMKLGWDLASGLERYVSSWKSTENPAPGDFSLRISRWGLPQLVTMKGAKIQARGGSWNGVHFTGYGSSGIRNSNPLPGVEFRLNKNEVYYEYRLLNRSEFSRYVLNPLGITQRFTWVYQTQSWELSFTFQADQCENYALCGAYATCNINNAPICACLKGFAPKSPKDWNSGYWSGGCVRKTPLACSHGDGFLKYNGIKLPDTSTSWFNKSMSLKECKWLCLENCSCTAYANLDIRVGGSGCLLWFGNLIDIREFAISDVQDLYIRMAASELDHFVKESKFNKKKLPILISFAVLLLGTIIVGLILYIRKKKLRNEGVRRNDFRKEYLGEDRELPLFDLTTIAKATDNFSSSNKLGEGGFGPVYKGTLMGGKEVAVKRLSKDSGQGMREFKNEVKMIARLQHRNLVKLLGCCTQEDEKILIYEFMPNRSLDFFVFDEEGRKLLNWPKCFHIIGGIARGLVYLHHDSRLRVIHRDLKASNILLDNNLNPKIADFGLAKIFDSDQSQASTNRVVGTYGYMSPEYAVDGIFSMKSDVFSFGVIVLEMLCRKKNRGFCHPDHHLNLLGHAWMLWMQDKQLELIDKTLSDSCNIYEVVRCLHVGLLCVQRVPEDRPSMSSVVLMLSSDVALPSPKQPGFYTERSVSESPSSKRPCSENDVSITLIEPR, encoded by the exons ATGTACAGTTTCAGAAATATGACAATGCAGTCCTTGAGAagcatttttgtgtgtttgttctTATTATCCTTCCTAAGGATCTCATCTGCAGCTACACTAGGCACTATCACTCGTAGTCAATATATTAGAGATGGCGAAACTCTGGTTTCAGCAGGTGGAGGCTTTGAACTGGGATTTTTCAGCCCTGGTAACTCGAAGGGCCGGTACTTGGGGATATGGTACACAGTTTCTGCTGATACAGTTGTTTGGGTAGCCAACAGAGAAACACCACTCGGTGATTCGTCCGGGTTTTTGAAGCTCAGCGAGCAAGGAGTACTAGTCCTCCTTAATAGCTCAGACAACATTGTATGGTCATCGAATTCATCAAGAACCGTGGGGAATCCAGTATCACAACTCTTGGATACTGGAAATCTTATTGTGAAAGACGGAAATGAAACGAACTCGGATAACTTCTCGTGGCAGAGTTTTGATTACCCTTGTGACACATTCCTACCGGAAATGAAGCTTGGTTGGGACTTAGCTAGCGGTTTAGAGAGGTATGTCTCGTCTTGGAAGAGCACAGAAAATCCTGCTCCAGGAGATTTTTCACTACGGATAAGTCGTTGGGGCTTACCAcaacttgttactatgaaaggAGCTAAGATACAGGCTAGAGGAGGGTCATGGAATGGTGTTCATTTTACAGGATATGGATCTAGTGGAATAAGAAACTCCAATCCATTACCTGGGGTTGAATTTCGGTTGAACAAGAATGAGGTCTACTATGAGTACAGGCTCCTAAACAGGTCGGAGTTCTCGAGATACGTATTGAACCCGTTAGGCATCACACAACGGTTCACATGGGTGTATCAAACACAGAGTTGGGAACTTTCCTTTACATTCCAAGCAGATCAGTGTGAAAATTATGCCTTGTGTGGTGCATATGCTACTTGCAATATCAACAACGCTCCAATATGTGCATGCTTGAAGGGATTTGCACCAAAATCTCCAAAAGATTGGAACTCGGGATACTGGTCTGGTGGGTGCGTTCGAAAGACTCCGTTGGCCTGCAGCCATGGAGACGGCTTCCTAAAGTATAATGGGATTAAATTGCCAGACACATCTACCTCATGGTTTAATAAAAGCATGAGCCTCAAGGAATGCAAGTGGTTATGTTTGGAAAACTGCTCATGTACGGCGTATGCAAATCTTGATATCAGGGTGGGAGGAAGTGGCTGCTTGCTTTGGTTTGGCAACCTCATTGACATAAGAGAATTCGCTATAAGTGACGTTCAGGACCTCTATATACGGATGGCAGCTTCAGAACTAG ATCACTTTGTGAAAGAGAGCAAGTTCAACAAGAAAAAACTACCAATTCTCATCAGCTTCGCAGTTTTACTCCTGGGAACGATTATAGTTGGATTGATATTGTACATACGGAAGAAGAAACTCAGAAATGAAG GAGTCAGAAGAAATGATTTCAGAAAAGAGTATCTTGGAGAAGACAGGGAGTTACCACTATTTGACTTGACCACCATAGCCAAAGCAACTGATAACTTTTCAAGCAGCAACAAGTTGGGAGAAGGTGGTTTTGGACCTGTGTACAAG GGCACATTGATGGGAGGGAAAGAAGTTGCAGTTAAGAGACTATCGAAGGATTCTGGACAAGGAATGAGGGAGTTCAAAAATGAAGTAAAAATGATAGCCAGACTTCAGCATCGGAATCTAGTAAAACTTCTGGGCTGTTGCACTCAAGAAGATGAAAAGATTCTAATATATGAATTCATGCCTAATAGAAGCTTAGACTTCTTTGTTTTTG ATGAAGAGGGACGAAAATTGCTCAACTGGCCTAAGTGCTTCCACATTATTGGTGGAATTGCTCGGGGACTTGTTTATCTTCACCATGACTCTAGATTAAGGGTTATCCATCGAGATCTGAAAGCTAGCAATATTCTGCTTGATAATAATTTGAACCCAAAGATTGCAGACTTTGGCTTGGCTAAAATATTCGACAGTGATCAAAGTCAAGCCAGTACAAATAGAGTGGTGGGAACCTA TGGTTATATGTCTCCCGAATATGCTGTAGATGGAATTTTCTCAATGAAATCGGATGTCTTCAGCTTTGGAGTTATAGTGCTAGAGATGTTGTGTAGGAAGAAGAACAGGGGTTTTTGTCATCCGGATCACCACCTTAACCTTCTTGGACAT GCATGGATGCTATGGATGCAAGATAAACAACTGGAATTGATCGATAAGACTCTTTCTGATTCGTGCAATATATATGAAGTGGTAAGGTGTCTTCATGTGGGGCTGTTATGTGTGCAAAGAGTACCTGAGGATAGACCAAGCATGTCATCTGTGGTTCTGATGTTGAGCAGTGATGTTGCCTTGCCTTCTCCAAAGCAGCCTGGTTTTTACACTGAACGAAGTGTCTCTGAATCACCATCAAGCAAGCGTCCATGTTCAGAGAATGATGTCAGCATTACCTTGATAGAACCTCGGTAG